A window of Neisseria canis contains these coding sequences:
- a CDS encoding electron transfer flavoprotein subunit beta/FixA family protein yields MKALVAVKRVVDYNVKVRVKTDGSDVDIGNVKMSMNPFDEIAVEEAVRLKEAGKISEIVAVSLGEKKCEDTLRTALAMGADRAVHVETDAVLEPLAVAKLLKAVAEKEQPQLLLLGKQAIDDDANQTAQMLAALLNAPQGTFASKVVLEGSEVLVTREIDGGLETVALKLPAVISADLRLNEPRFVKLPNLMQAKKKPLEKLSPESLGVNIEARLNAQRYAEPKQRQAGEKVANVAELVEKLRAVKAI; encoded by the coding sequence ATGAAAGCATTGGTTGCAGTAAAGCGCGTTGTTGATTACAACGTGAAAGTGCGTGTAAAAACAGATGGTTCGGATGTGGATATCGGCAATGTGAAAATGTCGATGAACCCTTTTGACGAAATTGCTGTAGAAGAAGCCGTGCGTTTGAAAGAAGCCGGCAAAATCAGCGAAATCGTGGCGGTTTCTTTGGGTGAAAAGAAATGCGAAGATACTTTGCGTACAGCGTTGGCAATGGGTGCAGACCGTGCGGTGCATGTGGAAACCGATGCCGTGCTGGAGCCTCTGGCTGTGGCCAAACTATTAAAAGCAGTAGCCGAAAAAGAGCAGCCGCAGCTTTTGCTGCTGGGAAAGCAGGCGATTGATGATGATGCCAACCAAACTGCGCAGATGCTGGCTGCTTTGTTAAATGCGCCCCAAGGCACGTTTGCCAGCAAAGTGGTGTTGGAAGGCAGCGAAGTGTTGGTAACCCGGGAAATTGACGGCGGCTTGGAAACTGTAGCCTTAAAGCTGCCTGCTGTGATTAGCGCCGATTTGCGTTTGAATGAGCCGCGCTTTGTGAAGTTGCCCAACCTGATGCAGGCGAAAAAGAAACCTCTTGAAAAATTATCCCCAGAGAGCTTGGGTGTGAATATTGAAGCCCGCTTAAATGCGCAGCGCTATGCAGAGCCGAAGCAGCGCCAAGCCGGTGAAAAAGTGGCCAATGTTGCCGAACTGGTAGAAAAACTGCGCGCGGTAAAAGCGATTTAA